TCTATTACGGGATTAAACCCACTCACCGCTTTGAACTTTGCTGCTGGCGGTATATCACAGCAAAAAGGCTATGCAGGAGCTTCCGTTTACTTTGAAATTCTGCCATATATATTGATGGCCGGAACTCTGATATTCATGGTTGTAATTCTTGTCCATAACTATAATCTGAACCGCCGCATTTTCAGAATCTGTCGTTTGACCGATGATATGCAGATTTTGGAGGTACTTTTCAAGTGTAAACAGCAAATGGGCATAACAAGACAAATCCCAGTATACATCTCACCGTGCATAACAACACCCTTTCTTTACGGCATCATAAAGCCCCGCATCGTCCTGCCGGATATTAAACTTTCTGCGGACGAATTGCAATGCGTTTTTCTTCATGAACTGACCCACTGGAAACGCCGTGATGGCTGGTTGAAATTCTTGATGCTTTTTATCAACGCGATACATTGGTTCAACCCTCTAGCCTATGCGGCAAGGTTCGACATTGACCGCTTCTGCGAACTATCCTGTGACGAAAGTGTTGTGAAATCAATGAGCAATCGGGAAAGGAGGCGGTATTGTGAGTTAATGCTGAGTGTGCTATGGAACGTTGCGGACCAAAGCGCCAAATTATTTTCCGCATTCAGCGGCAAACGGAAACAACTGGAAAGGAGGGTCGATATAATACTGAAAGATAAAGTCCCAATGAGCAAAAAATGGGTGCGCATGGTTGCAACCGCAATAACACTGGCAATCGTATTATTAGGCGCTATTTTGGCAGGTGCAGTGGAGACGTCAGCCCTCGAAAGAAAAGGCAGCAGTGAATCCGCCTTGCCAAAACCAAAAGAAATTTCGAATTATCAATATCGAGTAAATGAATATGGCGAAACTTATGGTCCAGCAATTTATGCTGAGGTTTTAGGAGAGGAGCCGGATTTAATTGCAGCCATAGGCATAGATGGAACATTCGGTTATGTACGGTCCTCGGACCTGAACCCTCCTGATCCGCGCACACCGGAGGAAGCCGTAGCTCAAAATAATCTTGGTGATAAATTGATACCTCTTTATGATAAAGACGGGAGAACAGTCATTGGTCAATTTAAAATTGTATCAGGGCGATTTGAAAAACTAAAATAAAAAATATTCAATAGGTTAATGGGGTATGATTTTGATGAGGCAAGTCAGGATTTAATTGAGTGTTGATAAAAGAAATAAAAAATATCAAACAGGAAAATTGGCAAATAAAGAACTGAAAATTTTTGTAAAATTTATATTTTGGGGGTTGCGTTTTTGATTCTCGAATGTA
The DNA window shown above is from Thermosediminibacter oceani DSM 16646 and carries:
- a CDS encoding M56 family metallopeptidase — protein: MNDIYNQLFIMSVVAGGIYLILKVLSAVTLKYFSAAWHYYTNIAVYMFFLLPYHRWMSGLDLSFLKMSDKGFELPSITGLNPLTALNFAAGGISQQKGYAGASVYFEILPYILMAGTLIFMVVILVHNYNLNRRIFRICRLTDDMQILEVLFKCKQQMGITRQIPVYISPCITTPFLYGIIKPRIVLPDIKLSADELQCVFLHELTHWKRRDGWLKFLMLFINAIHWFNPLAYAARFDIDRFCELSCDESVVKSMSNRERRRYCELMLSVLWNVADQSAKLFSAFSGKRKQLERRVDIILKDKVPMSKKWVRMVATAITLAIVLLGAILAGAVETSALERKGSSESALPKPKEISNYQYRVNEYGETYGPAIYAEVLGEEPDLIAAIGIDGTFGYVRSSDLNPPDPRTPEEAVAQNNLGDKLIPLYDKDGRTVIGQFKIVSGRFEKLK